In the genome of Vigna radiata var. radiata cultivar VC1973A unplaced genomic scaffold, Vradiata_ver6 scaffold_100, whole genome shotgun sequence, one region contains:
- the LOC106755288 gene encoding uncharacterized protein LOC106755288: MVSTSLPSFIQMSSTNSSFTEKLSNPQNKFQISLPFPSLPSCKPLQNSVPFAASLAILLWSTPANAGFMSGISGLEAVPGPQLPQIDFLKNLNDENQKKYAENDERIKSSPLLKKLLEQSKLNKEKNRKEIENKYCIRGAEWGVGDCSTEGMSPAEREKFIAMLKQKAGVE; the protein is encoded by the exons ATGGTTTCCACTTCACTACCCTCTTTCATTCAGATGTCATCCACAAATTCCTCTTTCACTGAAAAACTCAGCAACCCTCAaaacaagtttcaaatttctttgccttttccttctcttccttcatGCAAACCACTTCAAAACTCAGTTCCTTTTGCTGCTTCACTTGCCATTCTTCTTTGGTCAACCCCTG CAAATGCTGGATTCATGTCTGGAATTTCTGGTCTAGAGGCTGTTCCTGGTCCTCAGCTACCACAGATTGACTTTCTCAAAAATCTCAATG ATGAAAACCAGAAGAAATATGCAGAGAATGATGAAAGAATTAAGTCTTCTCCTTTGCTGAAGAAACTGCTTGAGCAATCCAAGTTGAATAAAGAGAa GAACCGTAAAGAAATTGAGAACAAGTACTGCATAAGAGGAGCAGAATGGGGAGTTGGAGATTGTTCTACAGAGGGAATGTCTCCAGCGGAGAGAGAGAAATTCATAGCTATGTTGAAGCAAAAGGCTGGAGTAGAGTAA
- the LOC106755280 gene encoding glycine-rich cell wall structural protein 1.0-like — MDSSRNSSSSGQDQQHSPMDMLSSAKNATQSAISNAAGSIANAVGDKVDDFLHLNDSTTKWNNTSTTTHSSSKHDSDNRTSSGYGKSGRSESEYGGSGRSSSHDYKSGSAYDDAGRSGGDRSGVGYGGDGHSSSGYGGDGISSGGGRSNSGYGGDRISSGGGRSNSGYGDGISSGGGRSSSGYGGDGISSGGGRSNSGYGDGISSGGGRSNSGYGDGISSDGGRSSSGYGGDGISSGGGRSGSGYDGRSGSGYGGDGISSGGNRTSGGYGGDGFSSGGGRPSSGYGGGHSGSGYEGHGHSSGGYGDGYGGDGGRSGSGYGEKGRSGSGYGGRYGGDDDNHSGGRSRNESHGSGGYDNDSHSRSGYTYTN; from the coding sequence ATGGATTCCAGTCGCAACTCCTCTTCTAGCGGTCAAGATCAACAACATTCTCCCATGGACATGTTATCTTCTGCAAAGAATGCAACACAATCTGCTATTTCAAATGCTGCTGGTAGCATTGCAAATGCAGTCGGTGACAAGGTTGATGATTTTCTCCACCTTAATGACTCAACTACTAAATGGAACAacacctccaccaccacccaTTCTAGTAGCAAGCATGACAGTGATAACCGCACTAGCAGTGGTTATGGGAAAAGTGGTAGATCAGAAAGTGAATATGGAGGAAGTGGACGTTCGAGTAGCCATGACTATAAGTCTGGTAGTGCGTATGATGATGCAGGTCGTTCTGGTGGAGATCGTTCTGGTGTAGGTTATGGTGGTGATGGTCATTCCAGTAGTGGATACGGCGGGGACGGAATTTCCAGTGGGGGAGGTCGTTCGAACAGCGGTTATGGTGGTGATAGAATTTCCAGTGGTGGAGGTCGTTCTAACAGTGGCTATGGTGATGGAATTTCTAGTGGTGGAGGTCGTTCAAGCAGTGGTTATGGAGGCGATGGAATTTCTAGTGGTGGAGGCCGTTCTAACAGTGGCTATGGTGATGGAATTTCTAGTGGTGGAGGTCGTTCTAACAGTGGCTATGGTGATGGAATTTCTAGTGATGGAGGTCGTTCAAGCAGTGGTTATGGAGGCGATGGAATTTCTAGTGGTGGAGGCCGTTCAGGCAGTGGTTATGATGGTCGTTCTGGAAGTGGGTATGGTGGTGATGGAATTTCTAGTGGGGGAAATCGTACTAGTGGTGGTTATGGTGGTGATGGATTTTCTAGTGGTGGAGGTCGTCCAAGCAGTGGTTATGGTGGAGGCCATTCTGGTAGTGGTTATGAGGGTCATGGTCACTCTAGTGGTGGCTATGGTGATGGATATGGAGGTGATGGAGGTCGTTCTGGTAGTGGATATGGTGAGAAAGGTCGTTCTGGTAGTGGTTATGGTGGAAGATATGGAGGTGATGATGACAATCATTCCGGTGGGAGATCTAGGAATGAGAGTCATGGAAGTGGTGGATATGATAATGATAGTCATTCAAGAAGTGGATATacttatacaaattaa
- the LOC106755286 gene encoding 26S proteasome non-ATPase regulatory subunit 10, whose product MEVDSEKKQQYLKEKDLFKAAEEGDTATFQALSAETLSKALSLRNEDARSLLHVAASFGHSQVVKTLLSCDGSACVVNSSDEEGWAPLHSAASIGNLEIVDTLLSKGADVNMKNHGGRSALHYAASKGWMKIAEILISHDAKINMKDKIGSTPLHRAASTGKSDVCELLIEEGAEVDITDRIGQTPLMNAVICHNKEVALLLIRHGADVDVEDKEGYTVLGRATDELRPILIDAAKAMLE is encoded by the exons ATGGAAGTGGACAGCGAGAAGAAGCAACAATACTTGAAAGAGAAGGACTTGTTCAAAGCAGCTGAAGAAGGTGATACTGCAACGTTCCAAGCTCTCTCCGCTGAAACTCTCTCCAAAGCGCTCTCTCTCAGAAACGAAGATGCTCGCTCCCTTCTCCACGTTGCCGCCTCTTTCGGCCACTCCCAG GTGGTGAAGACACTGTTATCTTGTGATGGGTCTGCTTGTGTGGTGAATAGCTCCGATGAGGAAGGTTGGGCACCACTTCACTCCGCCGCCAGCATTGGGAATTTGGAGATAGTAGATACTCTATTGAGCAAAG GAGCTGATGTTAATATGAAAAATCATGGGGGTCGCTCTGCTTTACACTATGCAGCCAGCAAAGGTTGGATGAAGATTGCTGAAATCCTCATCTCCCATGATGCCAAGATTAATATGAAGGATAAG ATTGGTAGCACTCCATTGCACCGAGCAGCCAGCACTGGTAAATCTGATGTGTGTGAACTTTTGATTGAAGAAGGAGCAGAGGTTGACATTACGGATAGAATTGGTCAAACTCCTCTGATGAATGCTGTGATTTGCCATAACAAAGAG GTAGCTCTCCTTCTGATAAGACATGGAGCAGATGTGGATGTGGAGGATAAGGAAGGGTACACAGTACTTGGTCGTGCTACAGATGAATTAAGACCTATATTAATTGATGCTGCCAAGGCCATGTTGGAGTAA